Genomic window (Chloroflexota bacterium):
CGTCCTGGCCTACCTGCTCTTCCCCGCGCTGGAAGCCGCCAACATGGCCGAATTCCACGCCGTCCCCCTGGCCGTGCTGCCCATCCTGCTGGCGCTGTGGTGGGTGGAACGGGGGGCATGGGGCCGATTCGCCGTCGCCGCGCTGACCGTGGCCGCCGTAAAGGAGGACATGGCCCTGCTCGCCGTCATGCTAGGGCTGTGGGCGATCGCGCGGGCCGGGAGCGCCTCCGAGAGGCCCAACGTGGGACGGTGGGTCGGGGGAAGTGTGGCGGCGGCCTCGGCCGCCTGGTTCGCTGTGGCCACGTTCGTGATCATCCCGGCGCACGCCGAGCAGGCCTATGGCGTGGCCGAGTTCCTGTACGTGCAACGGTACGGGGAGCTGGGCAGCTCCATGACGGACATCGTTCGCAGCCTGCTCACACGGCCAGGGTTGGTCTGGTCCATCGTGACGGAGCCGGAGCGGCTGCGATATGTGGCCGGGCTGCTGGCCGGCGTCGGCGGCCTGGCCCTCCTGGGGCCGGAGATCCTGCTGCTCTCCGCGCCGGCGCTGGCGGCCAACATTCTCAGCGCCTACCCGGCGCAGTATTCGGGCGAACTCCACTACTCGGCGCCGCTGGTCCCTTATATCCTCGTCGGCGCGATCATCGGGGCGGAGCGGGCAGCGCGCGGCATCGGACGGATCCTCCGCGGGCGTCGCGCCACGGCCCTGGGTCTGGTGCTGGCTTGGCTGCTGATCTGGAGCGTGGGATACCACCGGGTCAAGGGGTGGACGCCGCTGGGTGGCGAGTTCCGCTGGCCCGAGGTCACGGCTCATCATCGATTGGCGCAGCGTTTCTTCCGCCAGATCCCGGACGACGCGGCGGTGAGCACCACGGCCGCGCTGTTCCCGCACTTGAGCCATCGAGAGCGCATCTACAAGTTCCCGGCGCTGGGCGACGCCGAATACGTGCTGCTGGAGGTCAACGGCACGACGGATATGCACCCGGTCGACCTACGCCGCCGCTTCGACGAGCTGCTGGCCAGCGGCCGCTTCTGTATCCGGGACGCCGCCGACGGCTTCATCTTGCTGGGGCCGCCGGCGGAGACCTGCGCCCGTGAGCTGCCGGACGAATTCTACTCCTTTGCCCGGGCGGGCGAGCGCCAGCCGACCCATCCGGCCGAGGTGCGCTTCGGCGATCTCCTGCGATTTCGCGGGTACGATGTTATCGACGACGGGAAATGGCGCCTGACGCGAGTGCGCACGTACTGGGAGGTGCTCCGGCCGCTGCCCGCCGACCTCCAGGTATGGCCGTTCTTCTTGGCTGCGGACGGGGAAGTCGCCGAGGACACGTCACAACGGCCGCCCGTGGCCCCGCTCTGGTACCCGCCGGAGCGCTGGCGGCCGGGCGAGACCATCCTGGTGGAGACGCTGCCGTGGTTCCTGCCCGACCGCTGGGCGCTGGCGGTGGGGGTCGTCCGCGGCGGACCATGGGCGGACCCGAAGCACCGCGTGCGCATCTCCAAGGGCGGCGGTGCACAGGTGATCGATGGAACGTGGGCGGCCTTCCCGCCGTTCCTTCGCGAGGGGCGCACCCTGCGGCCGCTGACCGAGGACGACTGGCCGGGCGCCTGGCCAGATCGAAGGTGGGCCTTCGGCGAGGGGATCGAGCTGATCGGCGCCCGCGTGCCGGAGAGCGTGTCGCCGGGGGAGACGCTGTGGTTCGATCTGCTATGGCGGGCCACGCGGCCGATCTCGCGCTCGTATACCGTCTTCGTGCACCTGCGGGATGGACAGGGGCGTCTGGTGGCCCAGCACGATGCGCTGCCGGCGTGGTTCGTCCCCGCGCCCACGACGCGATGGGAGTCCGATTCGCAGCCGGATGCCCATCGGCTGAATGTGCCGGATGACCTGGCGCCGGGTATCTATACGCTGGTCATCGGGTTATATGATCTGAGCACCGGCGAGCGGCTGCCAATCCGGGATGGGGCCGGCGTTGAGGCCGGCGACGAGATCCAGCTGGCGACCATACGGGTTGAGGAACGATGACGGAAGAGGCTTGGGCGAAGGAATCGCGGCGTGCCGTGACCCCGCCGGA
Coding sequences:
- a CDS encoding DUF2079 domain-containing protein, producing MAERLRRVPWPTVLVWALVLAYTVGFSILSIRPHQALQTHKADLGQMDIALWNTSQGRFVQEVKGDRISTRLTDHVEPIFLPVSLVFWLWDDVRAILILQSAVIALGAWPIYWIARARMRRLVSGRPAEWAGVAFVLAYLLFPALEAANMAEFHAVPLAVLPILLALWWVERGAWGRFAVAALTVAAVKEDMALLAVMLGLWAIARAGSASERPNVGRWVGGSVAAASAAWFAVATFVIIPAHAEQAYGVAEFLYVQRYGELGSSMTDIVRSLLTRPGLVWSIVTEPERLRYVAGLLAGVGGLALLGPEILLLSAPALAANILSAYPAQYSGELHYSAPLVPYILVGAIIGAERAARGIGRILRGRRATALGLVLAWLLIWSVGYHRVKGWTPLGGEFRWPEVTAHHRLAQRFFRQIPDDAAVSTTAALFPHLSHRERIYKFPALGDAEYVLLEVNGTTDMHPVDLRRRFDELLASGRFCIRDAADGFILLGPPAETCARELPDEFYSFARAGERQPTHPAEVRFGDLLRFRGYDVIDDGKWRLTRVRTYWEVLRPLPADLQVWPFFLAADGEVAEDTSQRPPVAPLWYPPERWRPGETILVETLPWFLPDRWALAVGVVRGGPWADPKHRVRISKGGGAQVIDGTWAAFPPFLREGRTLRPLTEDDWPGAWPDRRWAFGEGIELIGARVPESVSPGETLWFDLLWRATRPISRSYTVFVHLRDGQGRLVAQHDALPAWFVPAPTTRWESDSQPDAHRLNVPDDLAPGIYTLVIGLYDLSTGERLPIRDGAGVEAGDEIQLATIRVEER